One segment of Chelmon rostratus isolate fCheRos1 chromosome 17, fCheRos1.pri, whole genome shotgun sequence DNA contains the following:
- the rpl23 gene encoding 60S ribosomal protein L23, protein MSKRGRGGSSGAKFRISLGLPVGAVINCADNTGAKNLYIISVKGIKGRLNRLPAAGVGDMVMATVKKGKPELRKKVHPAVVIRQRKSYRRKDGVFLYFEDNAGVIVNNKGEMKGSAITGPVAKECADLWPRIASNAGSIA, encoded by the exons ATGTCTAAGAGAG GACGTGGTGGTTCTTCTGGAGCCAAGTTCCGCATCTCACTGGGTCTCCCAGTGGGAGCGGTCATCAACTGCGCCGACAACACAG GTGCCAAGAACCTGTACATCATCTCTGTGAAGGGCATCAAGGGGCGTCTGAACCGTCTGCCTGCTGCAGGAGTCGGTGACATGGTCATGGCCACAGTCAAGAAAGGCAAACCAGAGCTCAGGAAGAAGG TGCATCCTGCGGTGGTGATACGGCAGCGGAAATCATATCGGCGAAAAGATGGCGTTTTTCTCTACTTTGAAGACAATGCAGGTGTCATAGTAAACAACAAAGGAGAAATGAAAG GTTCAGCCATCACAGGCCCAGTGGCCAAAGAGTGCGCTGACCTTTGGCCCAGGATTGCCTCCAACGCTGGCAGCATAGCCTGA
- the LOC121620457 gene encoding lymphocyte antigen 75-like — translation MTAKLQPRFPLSPCRTSGQPLHEEGMLRNVRKDCVSYLPVFLVENPKNWSEAQNYCKWKYTDLASVHNEQDLAQLNELLEGKLNTWIGLQADAEAWKWSLQKPGFYGEGEAGFRMWNADEPNGGPAYYKLCAAMYYSSGWVDAICSWSLKFICYNGTGGTNDTSSSFIFVAELKSWEEAQSYCREHYTDLASVRNQAENDQIRKMTKDNAYTWIGLYRDSWKWSDGSTHSFANWATNAPSVTYSHSCAVSNFGKWQNADCNMPRNFVCYSVPTVRRQVVRVALKTDASVDMEELKDDILQKLNQRLKDHDVGEDMKLRWVEQPDGKVFHKKDTDKKETNYCSHQ, via the exons gactgtgttTCCTACCTCCCTGTTTTCCTCGTCGAAAATCCAAAGAACTGGTCTGAAGCTCAGAACTACTGCAAGTGGAAGTACACCGACCTGGCCTCTGTGCACAATGAGCAAGACTTGGCTCAGCTCAATGAACTTTTAGAAGGGAAGCTCAACACCTGGATCGGACTGCAGGCTGACGCTGAGGCTTGGAAGTGGTCTTTGCAAAAACCAGGATTCTATGGTGAAGGAGAGGCTGGGTTCAGGATGTGGAATGCTGATGAACCCAATGGTGGCCCAGCATACTACAAACTATGTGCAGCAATGTATTACAGCAGTGGATGGGTGGATGCCATTTGCTCGTGGTCTTTGAAATTTATTTGCTACAACG GCACGGGAGGAACAAACGACACTTCATCGAGCTTCATCTTCGTCGCTGAGCTTAAGAGCTGGGAGGAGGCTCAGAGCTACTGCAGGGAGCACTACACTGACCTGGCCAGTGTGAGGAACCAAGCCGAGAATGACCAGATAAGGAAGATGACCAAAGACAACGCATATACATGGATCGGCCTCTACAGAGACTCATGGAAGTGGTCAGATGGGAGCACACATTCATTCGCTAACTGGGCGACCAATGCACCATCCGTCACATACTCCCACTCTTGTGCCGTTTCAAACTTTGGCAAATGGCAGAACGCGGACTGCAACATGCCGCGGAACTTTGTATGTTACAGTG TTCCCACTGTGAGGAGGCAGGTGGTGAGGGTGGCGCTGAAAACAGACGCCTCTGTGGacatggaggagctgaaggacgACATCTTGCAGAAG TTAAACCAGAGACTGAAGGATCACGATGTGGGTGAAGACATGAAACTGAGATGGGTGGAGCAGCCTGATGGAAAGGTCTTCCACAAGAAAGACACAGACAAGAAGGAGACTAACTACTGTAGTCACCAGTGA
- the LOC121620458 gene encoding lymphocyte antigen 75-like, whose product MTGTAVILVLSGLCFLPPCFPRLYILVENPKNWSEAQNYCKWKYTDLASVHNEQDLAQLNELLEGKLNTWIGLQADAEAWKWSLQKPGFYGEGEAGFRMWNADEPNGGPAYYKLCAAMYYSSGWVDAICSWSLKFICYNGTGGTNDTSSSFIFVAELKTWEEAQSYCREHYTDLASVRNQAENDQIRKMTKDNAYTWIGLYRDSWKWSDGSTHSFANWATNAPSVTYSHSCAVSNFGKWQNADCNMPRNFVCYSVPTVRRQVVRVALKKTDASVDMEELKDDILQKLNQRLKDHNVGEDMKLRWVEQPDGKVFHKKDTDKKKTNY is encoded by the exons ATGACAGGGACTGCAGTTATACTGGTCTTATCAG gactgtgttTCCTACCTCCCTGTTTTCCTCGTCTTTACATCCTCGTTGAAAATCCAAAGAACTGGTCTGAAGCTCAGAACTACTGCAAGTGGAAGTACACTGACCTGGCCTCTGTGCACAATGAGCAAGACTTGGCTCAGCTCAATGAACTTTTAGAAGGGAAGCTCAACACCTGGATCGGACTGCAGGCTGACGCCGAGGCTTGGAAGTGGTCTTTGCAAAAACCAGGATTCTATGGTGAAGGAGAGGCTGGGTTCAGGATGTGGAATGCTGATGAACCCAATGGTGGTCCAGCATACTACAAACTATGTGCAGCAATGTATTACAGCAGTGGATGGGTGGATGCCATTTGCTCGTGGTCTTTGAAATTTATTTGCTACAACG GCACGGGAGGAACAAACGACACTTCATCGAGCTTCATCTTCGTCGCTGAGCTTAAGACCTGGGAGGAGGCTCAGAGCTACTGCAGGGAGCACTACACTGACCTGGCCAGTGTGAGGAACCAAGCCGAGAATGACCAGATAAGGAAGATGACCAAAGACAACGCATATACATGGATCGGCCTCTACAGAGACTCATGGAAGTGGTCAGATGGGAGCACACATTCATTCGCTAACTGGGCGACCAATGCACCATCCGTCACATACTCCCACTCTTGTGCCGTTTCAAACTTTGGCAAATGGCAGAACGCGGACTGCAACATGCCGCGGAACTTTGTATGTTACAGTG TTCCCACTGTGAGGAGGCAGGTGGTGCGGGTGGCGCTGAAGAAAACAGACGCCTCTGTGGacatggaggagctgaaggacgACATCTTGCAGAAG TTAAACCAGAGACTGAAGGATCACAATGTGGGTGAAGACATGAAACTGAGATGGGTGGAGCAGCCTGATGGAAAGGTCTTCCACAAGAAAGACACAGACAAGAAGAAGACTAACTACTGA